One genomic region from Rubinisphaera margarita encodes:
- a CDS encoding MMPL family transporter produces the protein MSQTASPDKDRLNVIGRLVEAVCARPVPMLLLSLLFTAICGITAVTGLEFKSDRSDLISPKADFHQRWMEYCERFRETNELLILLEGPESPRLQTVDWISRELIAREDRFQNVLVHSQDQFSAETTQDFQEKFIELQTQVQLARLIAQPHSSSAPLLQLLGLTRHELNADEEERAGHALLVTDRIARSLERSLQSIDQSYDRYFPEKVTADQEFWQRYVGDPHIVYRPDTSEDGQTDPAAASEPAACPADHSIISVVPVASASSGSEKYGESLNALSEIVAAARQRFPGLEIGVTGIPQLEHEEMVRSQDDMALATLLSSTGVILLLIFGYRGLALPAVCCLTVGVSLIWTLGATTVLIGHLNILSMAFVAILVGLGIDFGIHLLSSFQDFRQAGNEVPESLARAGHTVGRGIVTAALTTAVAFLCAGLTDFPGVAELGIIAGVGVLLAVIATFMIFPAMVVLMSRVRTTNIGVSTGGWLLPAGSGPAVEGPFMRLLHATTARPVRTLICVLVPLLTLCQLAWTWDDDGLRCRVVYDSNLLNMQPRDLPAIHTQQALMRGQTANVLYAVSWYPTREEAQAYAEQFRQLSTVGEVIEMASHSPEDLDILTGKVPLPGQSPEDAMTVLEALDAAIATGAPSLTVLPHNPAEVGALLEQILVTLNNSQTVINTQLRMEVDHFLEIFARQPFEVQIQILAAAERELVRSLWSEIRWMALELRNAIETQHAYLENVTERFRSRDGDWLLQIRPSIDVWNDAGLAQYVNELRSVDTDVTGTPIQNFEASRQLKQSYLNAAVYAVLAIVLILMIDVSRPRTIVRVWPAALLLTVLLLTARQLMGSESAPELTPLRLLLAFVGAVVGGSLLVERRECVVGLMALLPPALGTGMLLGMMALTGIDFTPANLIALPLVLGIGIDDGIHVIHDFRRSRGRYVMSGNTCRALVLTSMTSIVGFGSLAFAAHRGLAGLGRVVVTGIASCLIVSVIVLPAILVLIAHTRARRDSSSALHDPADAETESLQQFAA, from the coding sequence TTGAGTCAGACAGCGTCGCCGGACAAGGATCGTCTGAACGTAATCGGCCGACTGGTCGAAGCGGTCTGCGCGCGTCCCGTGCCCATGCTTCTGCTCAGCCTCCTCTTCACCGCCATTTGTGGAATCACGGCGGTCACGGGTCTGGAGTTCAAATCCGACCGATCCGACCTGATCAGCCCCAAGGCCGATTTTCACCAACGGTGGATGGAATACTGCGAACGCTTTCGTGAAACCAACGAGCTTCTGATTCTCCTGGAAGGTCCGGAATCGCCACGGTTGCAGACCGTCGACTGGATCAGCCGGGAACTGATTGCTCGCGAAGATCGCTTTCAGAATGTCCTGGTCCACAGTCAGGATCAGTTTTCCGCGGAGACGACTCAGGACTTCCAGGAGAAGTTCATTGAGCTCCAGACTCAGGTTCAGCTGGCCCGACTGATTGCGCAACCCCATTCCAGCAGTGCCCCGCTGCTCCAGTTGCTCGGGTTGACCCGACATGAACTGAACGCCGATGAAGAAGAGCGAGCCGGGCATGCCCTGCTGGTGACCGACCGGATCGCCCGATCGCTTGAGCGATCCCTGCAATCGATTGATCAGTCCTACGACAGATACTTCCCTGAGAAAGTCACCGCTGATCAGGAGTTCTGGCAGCGCTATGTCGGCGATCCTCATATCGTCTACCGGCCCGACACCTCCGAGGATGGACAGACTGATCCGGCGGCTGCGTCGGAACCGGCCGCCTGTCCTGCTGATCACAGCATTATCAGTGTGGTCCCGGTCGCGTCCGCCAGCAGCGGCAGTGAGAAGTATGGCGAGTCGCTGAATGCACTTTCGGAGATTGTCGCCGCGGCTCGACAGCGGTTTCCCGGACTCGAAATCGGAGTAACCGGAATTCCTCAGCTGGAGCACGAGGAAATGGTCCGCTCTCAGGACGACATGGCTCTGGCGACGCTCCTCTCCTCGACGGGCGTTATTCTGCTGCTGATCTTCGGGTATCGCGGGCTTGCTCTGCCGGCTGTCTGTTGCCTGACCGTGGGCGTCAGTCTGATCTGGACGCTGGGAGCAACCACGGTCCTGATCGGGCATCTCAATATTCTGTCGATGGCTTTCGTGGCCATCCTCGTCGGTCTCGGCATCGACTTTGGCATTCATCTTCTGTCTTCGTTTCAGGATTTTCGACAGGCTGGGAATGAGGTCCCTGAATCGCTGGCGCGAGCCGGCCATACCGTGGGACGCGGAATCGTCACCGCCGCCCTCACGACCGCAGTCGCATTTCTCTGTGCAGGACTAACCGACTTCCCGGGCGTCGCCGAACTCGGGATCATCGCAGGCGTCGGCGTACTCCTGGCGGTCATCGCCACGTTCATGATCTTCCCGGCCATGGTCGTGCTGATGTCTCGGGTGCGGACCACGAACATCGGGGTGTCGACCGGAGGGTGGCTGCTCCCGGCCGGTTCCGGGCCGGCCGTCGAAGGGCCGTTCATGCGGCTGTTGCATGCGACGACCGCCCGTCCCGTCCGGACCCTGATCTGCGTGCTCGTGCCGCTGCTTACTCTTTGTCAACTGGCGTGGACGTGGGACGATGACGGACTGAGATGTCGGGTCGTCTACGATTCCAACCTGCTGAACATGCAGCCTCGAGATCTGCCGGCGATCCACACGCAACAGGCATTGATGCGGGGACAGACCGCCAACGTTCTCTATGCGGTCAGCTGGTATCCGACGCGAGAGGAAGCACAGGCGTATGCCGAGCAGTTCCGCCAGCTGTCGACCGTCGGCGAGGTGATCGAGATGGCCTCCCATTCTCCGGAGGACCTCGACATTCTGACCGGAAAGGTCCCGTTGCCGGGACAGTCCCCTGAGGACGCAATGACGGTGCTCGAAGCTCTCGACGCGGCGATCGCCACCGGCGCTCCGTCGCTGACAGTGCTTCCGCACAATCCGGCTGAAGTCGGGGCGCTGCTCGAACAGATCCTTGTCACCTTGAACAATTCGCAAACGGTCATCAACACGCAGCTTCGCATGGAAGTCGACCACTTCCTGGAGATCTTTGCCCGCCAGCCGTTTGAAGTGCAGATTCAGATCCTCGCAGCCGCGGAACGGGAACTGGTTCGGTCGCTCTGGTCGGAAATTCGCTGGATGGCGCTCGAACTCCGCAATGCGATCGAAACGCAGCACGCCTATCTGGAGAATGTCACCGAACGGTTTCGCAGTCGGGACGGCGACTGGCTGCTGCAGATTCGGCCGTCGATCGACGTCTGGAACGACGCGGGACTGGCTCAATATGTCAACGAATTGCGGTCCGTTGACACCGACGTGACCGGCACCCCGATTCAGAATTTTGAGGCCTCTCGCCAGTTGAAACAGAGTTACCTGAATGCCGCCGTTTACGCCGTGCTGGCGATCGTGCTCATCCTCATGATCGATGTCAGTCGCCCACGCACGATCGTCCGCGTCTGGCCGGCGGCGCTTCTGTTGACTGTCCTGCTGCTGACGGCCCGGCAACTCATGGGTTCGGAATCCGCACCGGAGTTGACTCCACTGCGGCTACTGCTCGCCTTCGTTGGAGCCGTGGTCGGCGGCAGTCTGCTCGTCGAACGTCGGGAATGCGTCGTGGGCCTGATGGCTCTGCTGCCGCCCGCTCTCGGGACAGGCATGTTGCTGGGCATGATGGCACTGACGGGAATCGACTTTACACCCGCCAATCTGATTGCCCTGCCTTTGGTGCTCGGCATCGGAATCGACGATGGAATCCACGTGATTCACGATTTTCGCAGAAGCCGCGGTCGCTACGTGATGTCCGGGAACACCTGTCGAGCACTGGTGTTGACTTCGATGACGTCGATTGTCGGCTTCGGTTCACTGGCGTTCGCGGCTCATCGTGGTCTCGCCGGCCTGGGACGGGTCGTGGTTACCGGTATCGCCAGTTGCCTGATCGTCTCGGTGATCGTCCTGCCGGCCATCCTTGTGCTGATAGCACACACCCGTGCACGTAGAGATTCGTCATCCGCTCTTCACGATCCAGCCGACGCGGAAACTGAGAGCCTGCAACAATTCGCGGCGTGA